A region from the Melioribacteraceae bacterium 4301-Me genome encodes:
- the rpsI gene encoding 30S ribosomal protein S9 gives MADKIHVGRRKTSVARVYLRSGSGKVVVNGIDVEKYFPLKEHRDNILLPFVVTETLGKYDVFVNVSGGGLTGQSDAIRLGVARALVDINSEFRNALKAEDLLRRDPRMVERKKYGRPKARKRFQFSKR, from the coding sequence ATGGCAGATAAAATACACGTTGGTCGCAGAAAAACTTCTGTAGCACGAGTCTATTTAAGGTCTGGCTCTGGCAAAGTTGTAGTTAATGGAATTGATGTTGAAAAATATTTTCCTTTAAAGGAACATAGAGATAACATTCTGCTTCCTTTTGTTGTTACAGAAACATTAGGGAAATATGATGTGTTTGTAAATGTAAGCGGAGGGGGTTTAACGGGACAATCTGATGCAATAAGACTTGGTGTTGCAAGGGCTTTGGTGGATATTAATTCCGAATTTAGAAATGCTTTAAAAGCCGAGGACCTTCTTAGAAGAGATCCTCGAATGGTAGAACGTAAAAAATACGGTAGACCAAAAGCACGAAAAAGATTTCAATTTTCAAAAAGATAA
- the rpsB gene encoding 30S ribosomal protein S2, which yields MPRVELKELIEAGAHFGHLTRRWNPKMKPYIFMEKNGIHIIDLKKTQQAIDQAYEAMVSLVSEGKKVLFVGTKKQAKGTIAAEAKRSDSNWVNERWLGGMLTNFATIRKSVKRLQNIEKMESDGTFEKITKKERLFLTREKDKLRKVLDGVESMTKLPGVLFVVDIKKESIAVKEANRLNIPVFAIVDTNCDPDPIDYVIPSNDDASRAIEIITKIIADAVIEGNAKAQELKAHEMAEKEKEKKIDEEEKTEQKKEIKPKVRRVKLDNKDEKKTDKKEGKIKVEKPQQDSTEKKNEDKVETQQQ from the coding sequence ATGCCTCGAGTTGAACTAAAAGAACTCATAGAAGCAGGTGCACATTTCGGTCACCTAACCCGCCGTTGGAATCCTAAAATGAAGCCTTACATTTTTATGGAAAAAAACGGCATACATATAATTGACCTTAAAAAAACACAGCAAGCTATTGACCAAGCCTACGAAGCGATGGTCTCGCTGGTCTCTGAAGGGAAAAAGGTTCTATTTGTCGGTACTAAAAAGCAAGCTAAAGGTACTATTGCAGCTGAAGCTAAAAGATCGGACAGCAATTGGGTAAATGAAAGATGGCTCGGCGGGATGTTGACTAATTTTGCTACTATAAGAAAAAGTGTGAAGCGGCTGCAAAATATAGAAAAAATGGAAAGTGATGGAACATTCGAAAAAATAACTAAAAAAGAGAGACTATTTTTAACCCGTGAAAAAGATAAATTGAGAAAAGTTTTAGACGGCGTTGAATCCATGACTAAGCTGCCGGGTGTACTTTTTGTAGTGGATATCAAAAAAGAAAGTATAGCCGTAAAAGAGGCAAATAGACTGAACATCCCGGTCTTTGCAATTGTCGATACTAATTGTGATCCTGACCCGATTGATTATGTAATTCCCTCTAATGATGATGCTTCCAGAGCAATTGAAATTATTACAAAAATTATTGCCGATGCAGTTATAGAAGGTAATGCAAAAGCGCAAGAATTGAAAGCACACGAGATGGCTGAAAAAGAGAAAGAGAAAAAAATAGACGAAGAAGAAAAAACAGAGCAAAAGAAAGAAATCAAGCCAAAAGTGCGTCGAGTTAAACTTGATAATAAAGATGAAAAAAAGACCGATAAAAAAGAGGGAAAAATTAAAGTAGAAAAACCGCAACAAGACAGCACGGAAAAGAAAAACGAAGATAAGGTTGAAACTCAACAACAATAA
- the tsf gene encoding translation elongation factor Ts, with translation MAISASLVKELRDKTGAGMMDCKKALEESNGDFEKAIEFLRKKGAAVAAKRAEKSTNEGIISTRIFNNGKSAAIVEVNCETDFVANSSDFLEFSNFVLNTIVDKLPATIDELLSLSYQNKKVEEELNSLIGKIGEKIQVSRFAIENTENGQVVDYVHHGSKLGVLIRVDNVPSNSNEELQSLLKDIAMQVAAMKPFYVYREEVPKEVIEKEIEIYKEVSRKEGKPEQVLDKIAQGKLNKYYQENCLYEQAFIKDNTKTVGQLIEEYNKKNSSQVKLIRFKRFHISDENK, from the coding sequence ATGGCAATTTCTGCAAGTTTAGTTAAAGAGTTAAGAGATAAAACAGGCGCCGGCATGATGGATTGCAAAAAGGCGCTTGAAGAGTCAAACGGGGATTTTGAAAAAGCTATTGAATTCCTCAGAAAAAAAGGTGCTGCAGTAGCCGCGAAAAGAGCTGAAAAATCTACAAACGAGGGGATTATTTCCACAAGAATATTTAATAATGGTAAGTCGGCAGCAATTGTTGAGGTAAATTGCGAAACTGATTTTGTGGCTAATAGTTCTGATTTTTTAGAATTCTCCAACTTTGTCCTAAATACTATTGTTGACAAACTGCCTGCAACGATAGACGAATTATTAAGCCTTTCGTACCAGAACAAAAAGGTTGAAGAAGAACTGAACTCTTTAATCGGTAAAATTGGAGAGAAGATTCAAGTAAGCAGATTTGCAATTGAGAACACTGAAAATGGACAAGTAGTTGATTATGTTCATCATGGCTCCAAACTTGGCGTGTTGATTAGAGTAGATAATGTGCCATCAAACAGCAATGAAGAATTACAATCTTTGTTGAAAGATATTGCAATGCAAGTTGCAGCAATGAAACCCTTTTATGTATATAGGGAAGAAGTGCCAAAAGAAGTAATTGAAAAGGAAATAGAAATTTATAAAGAAGTTTCTCGAAAAGAGGGAAAACCTGAGCAAGTTCTTGATAAAATTGCTCAAGGTAAATTGAATAAGTATTATCAAGAAAATTGCTTGTACGAACAGGCATTTATTAAAGATAATACAAAAACTGTAGGTCAATTAATTGAAGAATACAACAAAAAGAACTCCTCTCAAGTAAAATTAATACGATTTAAACGCTTCCATATTAGTGACGAGAACAAATAA
- the pyrH gene encoding UMP kinase, producing the protein MKTSLKYKRILLKLSGESLMGEQKFGIDSRKLNFFAEEIKKIHSLGVQIGIVIGGGNIYRGLNAEEHGVERVTGDLMGMLATVINSLALQNALENHGMFTRLMTAIKMEEIAEPFIRRRAIRHLEKGRIVIFGAGTGHPYFSTDTAASLRAIEIEADAIFKGTRVDGVFDSDPEINPNANLFEEISYLEVLQKNLRVMDMTAVSLCRENNLPIVVFNMDKPDNLLKVVTGKQVGTSVGHSTKKEELKTK; encoded by the coding sequence ATGAAAACGAGTCTTAAATATAAAAGAATCTTACTTAAGCTCAGCGGTGAATCGTTGATGGGGGAACAAAAGTTTGGAATTGATAGCCGCAAACTAAATTTCTTTGCAGAAGAGATAAAAAAAATTCATTCGCTTGGCGTTCAAATTGGTATTGTTATAGGTGGAGGAAATATTTATAGAGGTCTGAACGCAGAAGAACATGGAGTTGAAAGAGTTACCGGCGATTTAATGGGAATGTTGGCTACTGTAATTAATTCTTTAGCTCTTCAAAACGCTTTAGAGAATCACGGAATGTTTACACGGTTGATGACCGCAATTAAAATGGAAGAAATTGCTGAACCATTTATAAGAAGAAGAGCTATTAGACACTTAGAAAAAGGAAGAATTGTAATATTTGGTGCAGGTACAGGTCACCCTTATTTTAGCACCGACACTGCCGCTTCTCTACGTGCAATTGAAATTGAAGCAGATGCAATTTTTAAAGGAACGCGTGTGGATGGTGTTTTTGATTCCGACCCGGAAATAAACCCTAATGCTAATTTGTTTGAGGAAATTTCTTACTTAGAAGTTTTACAAAAAAACTTAAGAGTAATGGATATGACCGCTGTAAGTTTATGCCGAGAAAATAACCTGCCTATTGTAGTTTTTAATATGGATAAACCGGATAATCTTCTTAAAGTTGTCACCGGCAAACAGGTGGGTACTTCAGTTGGTCATTCTACAAAAAAAGAAGAATTAAAAACTAAATAA
- the frr gene encoding ribosome recycling factor yields the protein MHEVLKDAKNRMDKTIDTFRNEISKIRTGKATTALLDGIKVEYYGTMTPLNQVGNLSVLDAHTISITPWDKSVISAIEKAILTADLGLNPISDGTNIKIPIPPLTEERRKELVKLVKKFGEDAKIALRNIRRDANEHLKKLEKNKELTEDQRIHNEKEVQLLTDEHTKKIDEIIHHKEKEIMEV from the coding sequence ATGCACGAAGTACTAAAAGATGCAAAGAACAGAATGGATAAAACTATTGATACCTTTAGAAATGAAATTTCTAAAATAAGAACAGGCAAAGCGACTACAGCGTTACTGGACGGTATTAAAGTAGAATATTACGGAACAATGACACCCTTAAATCAAGTGGGAAATCTTTCTGTTTTAGATGCACATACAATCTCTATTACTCCTTGGGATAAAAGTGTAATATCAGCAATTGAAAAAGCAATCTTAACTGCAGATCTTGGCCTAAATCCTATTAGTGATGGTACTAATATTAAAATTCCTATCCCTCCTTTAACTGAGGAAAGAAGAAAAGAATTAGTAAAACTCGTTAAAAAATTTGGTGAAGATGCTAAAATTGCGCTACGAAACATAAGAAGAGACGCTAATGAGCACTTAAAAAAGTTAGAAAAAAACAAAGAATTAACTGAAGACCAAAGAATTCACAACGAAAAAGAAGTTCAACTGCTTACCGACGAGCACACCAAAAAAATTGATGAAATTATTCACCACAAAGAAAAAGAAATTATGGAAGTATGA